The DNA sequence attgccACAACTCAACCAACATTTAGCCACAACCAGCTTTCTTCCTTCCGCCACCATTCCACCACTACCATGACATGGTTTTTAATTAGGAATATAtgatacaaatatttatttcacatCATCTAATTTTCTTCATGAATCtagaatataataattattattattatttattttcataagtTGTTAAGCTTTGATTTGCTctagtttgttttatttcccAATAATTTTGTACCACATATATTAGAAATATATGTAgagtcttttattattattattaagaataatgaatgaataaaataatttatcgaTCATTCTGCGGTTCTCTTCCATCTCCTCAAAATTGCCGAATCTCTTTCGTCctattcttataatttctcTTATATGTGTTAATCCCAAATTAATAgattaatggagtactatttgaAGTGATTTGGTAGCTAGTCTAACATCATGTTGTaagaaattcaatatttaGCTAACGTGTGTAGACAATAGTATcgtcaaaataaattagattgtATCTCGACATTTTAGTTGCGTTTGGAATGAGATTAATCTGAAATTAACCCACTAAACATTTATTCCCTAATTTTCTtgctaaaaagaaatatgggCAGAAGGagaatacaataaaaatatcattgacaataataatttataaataagacGTATTTTATATaagcataaaaaaatttagtggagACAATTTTCCCACACAGATAAAGTTAGTAGATGAGAATGTAGACACAATTTCAAAAAAGGTGCATtaatcataacaaaaaaacGTGTTGCAAAAGGTGTTGAGTAGAGACAATTATATATCGCTACAACTTTGATATTCCTTCCCAGTGGCACAATACAACTGGATCCACCTCACTTTTCCGGATAGAATGTACTCCCTTGGTCCCTTGCAGCAGATGTATTtcttttcaatataaaaatggttttaattatgttaaataaaaagagaataaagtagaaaggaaAAGATTGAGAAAGGaagagagggtaaagtaatagataataaaatacattttgctgaaaaaggaaataactcATCTATAATGGCATAActcaaaaaagaataaaactcAGCTATataggaacggagggagtaacatttacATTCAAACCAACTTCTATATATAGCATATATAAACATTTCATCACAAAatcaacacacacaaacacagtCACTTCTAAACTGCCTATATATCAAATATTCCCAATGGCATCATCCATGACCATGACCTCCTCGTTCTTTGGTGGCGCCATCACCGCCAAGCCGGCCGCGGTCACCACACATCGCAGCCAGCTGGCAGTGAGGGCCTCGATGGACTTGGAGaaggcggtggcggtggcggctGAGACCACCAACACGAGGCGGGGCCTCGTCTTGGCAGGGATGGCCGCAGTAGCAGCATCATCCGTCGCAAAAGCTGCTACGGCTGACACGTATGgttcattataaatattgaattgtttatattattattatttatattcatctAAACTGATCTCAACAATATACTCCACTTTTTAATTTGGTGATGAGTAGGAAAGACGGCGGGTATACGCCGGTCCCCGATCCAAGTGCACCGGAGTATTTAATACTGGCGACATTCGCGGTGTCGGAATACAACAAGCAGAACAATAAGGCATTGACTTTGAACTCCGTGACAAGGGCTGAGACGCAGGTGGTGGCTGGTGTGAATTACAGGCTGTCATTCTCGGCCCGGGGTGATATAAACCCGAACGCCACCTACCAGGCAGTTGTTTACTCCCAGGCCGCGCCGACATCCCTACAGCTCACTGACTTCGTGGGAATTTCTCGCTAGATTTTCCGATCGCCAGATTGTGTATCGGTTAATAAAGTGTGTGAAATAAATATCTCCACACCTTTCCAAGCCTCTATA is a window from the Salvia hispanica cultivar TCC Black 2014 chromosome 1, UniMelb_Shisp_WGS_1.0, whole genome shotgun sequence genome containing:
- the LOC125216357 gene encoding cysteine proteinase inhibitor 5-like encodes the protein MASSMTMTSSFFGGAITAKPAAVTTHRSQLAVRASMDLEKAVAVAAETTNTRRGLVLAGMAAVAASSVAKAATADTKDGGYTPVPDPSAPEYLILATFAVSEYNKQNNKALTLNSVTRAETQVVAGVNYRLSFSARGDINPNATYQAVVYSQAAPTSLQLTDFVGISR